The following proteins are encoded in a genomic region of Chlamydiota bacterium:
- a CDS encoding radical SAM protein, which produces MSTVPGGAAVAERTYTLSGYPWEPLKKGLPKTTQSLCPQCLKVIPAELYEEGGKVLMRKSCPEHGECRDIYWGDAGMYLRNERWTFDTGCGLSNPNVAGEVSCPTSCGLCGMHLNHTVLGNIDLTNRCNLTCPICFANANVTGYVCEPSLDQVREMLQAYRNERPVAGRIVQFSGGEPTLHPQFHDVLRLAARMGFSHIQAASNGISFADPEFAMQAKEAGLHTIYLQFDGLDDAIYRVTRGQPLLDVKMKAVENIRRAGMKIALVSTIVRGVNDGAVGDILRFAIANADVIAGISYQPVCFTGRISHQERMQKRITLPDVMIGLEQQTGIVRRDDFYPLSFVSPFSKFIGALRGEEITNFTCHPHCTLCTYLVVDDEGKAVPMSRFIDVGGLVTDMYRLAGKTAKSRFKSFAKIRAWNALRKHYHEDRAPRGLSFSRYLHTLNGMLDKQVGRAKNARTFRTLMVGGMHFMDSYNYDLARVRRCVIHFSTPDGKLYPFCSYNSGPCYRQRVERAHSVPKEEWMQVDGYERCFR; this is translated from the coding sequence GTGAGCACTGTTCCAGGAGGCGCCGCCGTCGCGGAGCGCACCTACACCCTCTCCGGGTATCCGTGGGAGCCGCTGAAGAAGGGGCTCCCGAAGACCACCCAGTCCCTCTGCCCGCAGTGCCTGAAGGTCATCCCGGCCGAGCTGTACGAGGAGGGGGGCAAGGTGCTGATGCGCAAATCCTGCCCCGAGCACGGGGAGTGCCGGGACATCTACTGGGGCGACGCGGGGATGTACCTCCGCAACGAGCGCTGGACCTTCGACACCGGCTGCGGACTGAGCAACCCGAACGTCGCGGGCGAGGTCTCCTGCCCGACGAGCTGCGGCCTCTGCGGGATGCATCTGAACCACACGGTCCTGGGGAATATCGACCTGACCAACCGCTGCAACCTCACCTGCCCGATCTGCTTCGCCAACGCCAACGTCACCGGGTACGTCTGCGAGCCGTCGCTCGACCAGGTTCGGGAGATGCTCCAGGCCTACCGCAACGAGCGCCCGGTGGCCGGCAGGATCGTACAGTTCTCCGGCGGCGAGCCCACCCTGCACCCGCAGTTCCACGACGTGTTGCGGCTGGCGGCGAGGATGGGGTTCTCGCACATCCAGGCCGCCTCCAACGGCATCTCTTTCGCCGACCCGGAGTTCGCGATGCAGGCGAAGGAGGCGGGGCTCCACACCATCTACCTCCAGTTCGACGGCCTCGACGACGCGATCTACCGGGTGACGCGGGGGCAACCGCTCCTCGACGTCAAGATGAAGGCGGTGGAAAACATCCGCCGGGCCGGGATGAAGATCGCCCTCGTCTCCACGATCGTCCGCGGCGTCAACGACGGGGCGGTCGGCGACATCCTGCGCTTCGCCATCGCCAACGCCGACGTCATCGCGGGGATCAGCTACCAGCCGGTCTGTTTCACGGGGCGCATCTCGCACCAGGAGCGGATGCAGAAGCGGATCACCCTCCCGGACGTGATGATCGGCCTCGAGCAGCAGACCGGGATCGTGCGCCGCGATGACTTCTACCCGCTCTCCTTCGTCAGCCCCTTCTCGAAGTTCATCGGGGCGCTGCGCGGCGAGGAGATCACGAACTTCACCTGCCACCCGCACTGCACCCTCTGCACCTACCTCGTCGTCGACGACGAGGGGAAGGCGGTCCCGATGTCGCGCTTCATCGACGTCGGGGGGCTGGTGACCGACATGTACCGGCTCGCCGGGAAAACCGCCAAATCCCGCTTCAAGTCGTTCGCGAAGATCAGGGCGTGGAATGCCCTCCGGAAGCACTACCACGAGGACCGGGCGCCGCGCGGCCTCTCCTTCTCCCGGTACCTCCACACCCTCAACGGGATGCTCGACAAGCAGGTCGGGAGGGCGAAGAACGCCCGCACCTTCCGCACCCTGATGGTGGGGGGGATGCACTTCATGGACTCCTACAACTACGACCTCGCCCGTGTCCGCCGCTGCGTGATCCACTTCTCCACGCCCGACGGGAAGCTGTACCCGTTCTGTTCGTACAACTCGGGCCCCTGCTACCGGCAGCGCGTGGAGCGGGCCCATTCCGTGCCGAAGGAGGAGTGGATGCAGGTCGACGGGTACGAACGCTGCTTCAGATGA
- a CDS encoding CDP-alcohol phosphatidyltransferase family protein, whose protein sequence is MNRLKDLITDALLRLGVSANAVTVAGFLIACLAGASFALGRFRLGGVLILCTGACDVLDGAVAKRSGRVTAFGGFLDSCLDRLSDIALLGGAGLFYAAHGPLRNTLLAILAAGGAVLTSYARARAENIGVSSTVGFWERPERTFMLMMGGLFLRMPSVLWELAVFANITAAHRLVHVWRQVERPSWRPPSIPVVTDILFWEHPRYCWQYDLYVGLGILVPLLLPIR, encoded by the coding sequence GTGAACCGCCTGAAAGATCTGATCACCGACGCCCTCCTGCGCCTCGGCGTCTCCGCGAACGCGGTGACCGTCGCGGGGTTCCTGATCGCCTGTCTCGCCGGCGCGTCGTTCGCCCTCGGGCGGTTTCGGCTCGGCGGCGTTTTGATCCTCTGCACCGGGGCCTGCGATGTCCTGGACGGCGCCGTCGCGAAGCGGTCCGGGCGGGTGACCGCCTTCGGGGGCTTCCTCGATTCATGCCTCGACCGTCTGTCGGACATCGCGCTCCTCGGCGGCGCCGGGCTCTTCTACGCCGCGCACGGCCCCCTGCGCAATACCCTCCTCGCGATCCTCGCCGCCGGCGGCGCGGTCCTCACGAGCTACGCGCGCGCCCGCGCGGAGAATATCGGCGTCTCCTCCACGGTGGGGTTCTGGGAGCGTCCGGAACGCACCTTCATGCTGATGATGGGGGGGCTCTTCCTCAGGATGCCGAGCGTGCTCTGGGAACTCGCCGTCTTCGCCAACATCACCGCCGCGCACCGGCTCGTGCATGTCTGGCGGCAGGTAGAGAGGCCGTCGTGGCGGCCGCCGTCCATCCCGGTCGTCACCGATATCCTCTTCTGGGAGCACCCGCGCTACTGCTGGCAGTACGACCTGTACGTGGGGCTCGGGATCCTGGTGCCGCTGCTCCTGCCGATTCGATGA
- a CDS encoding DUF134 domain-containing protein, translating to MSRPKCTRQISAMPDVTYFKPAGVPLRMLEEIVVSLDEVEAIRLADLEGAYQEQAARGMNISRPTFSRLIVSAHRKIADALVNGKALRLEGGSIRLKGGAQ from the coding sequence ATGTCGAGGCCGAAATGCACCAGGCAGATCAGCGCCATGCCGGATGTGACGTACTTCAAGCCGGCCGGGGTGCCGCTTCGCATGCTCGAGGAGATCGTCGTGTCGCTGGATGAGGTCGAGGCGATACGCCTGGCGGACCTCGAGGGCGCGTACCAGGAGCAGGCGGCACGGGGGATGAACATCTCCCGCCCCACCTTCTCCCGCCTCATCGTGTCGGCGCACCGGAAGATCGCCGATGCGCTGGTGAACGGCAAGGCCCTCCGCCTGGAGGGGGGGAGCATCAGATTGAAAGGAGGAGCGCAATGA
- a CDS encoding PAS domain-containing protein: MTLRAKILATFGGMLLCMVAVFYSASRTILLDSFEALEEQRIVKNLDRVRDALAAEVEQLDFITRDWAWWDETCAYIADRNEAFERMNLNDVTLAALKIDAIAFMDPEGRIVQAIGFDRLAGVKAPFPEAIARHLSPDSPLLAHRSRDDRAAGIVMLASGPVLVATRPVLTGEGSGPIRGALLMARSLDEERGREIASLTHVEFTFLPFDAPDLPVDFRLARASFAGAPGDLVRPLDGGTLGGYRMLPDLYGAPALILRVQELRDIHARGLDTLQYLVLSMLAVGFVFSAGFVLVLERLLLSPLGRLTTRVDAIGSTGDLSSRVILGGRDELSRLAGSINGMLVALERTQEVLKRSEEDFRCLFENMLTGFAYHRIVTDQRGEATDFVFIEVNHVFEKLTRLRREAILGRKASEVMPGIVRDAFDWMSLYGKVALTGETARVERYSVFLNRWYSLSAYSPRKGYFAILFDDITERKESEKRLYMLGMAVAQSIDGIAVTDPSGVLTFANASWAAMYGYGAEELPGKPFAAFFPPGQGAREMELFKGRVETGGAHQEEVRQARKDGSVFHAWMSGTLLRDDKGDAVGGMLIVRDITGQKLVEQALRKTQRQQKALLDGIPDTAWLKDTESRYIAVNEPFARTVGARPDELIGKNDFDVWPQDRAERYRRDDVEVMSAGKRVCIEEPSVNLSGARTWLETIKAPVYDYEGRVIGTVGISRDITERKRAEKRMEHLTRVLRALRGADHLITREKNRAKLIGGACASLVTHRGYINAWAVLLGNSGEVREAAESGVGPDFAGLVERIRRGDLPDCGRRALEGDEPVIVVDPPSACPSCPLAGGYHRKGAMTVRLGYGGRVYGLLSVGLPADFSADEEECALFGELARDIAFALHGIEIEEARSRAEEALRTAARDLRRSNQELEQFAYVASHDLQEPLRMVTSYLQLLDKRYGALLGGDAAEFIRFAVEGAGHMKGLISGLLEYSRLGTGASPRAPIDCGAALDRALANLAVAISESRGAVTRDPLPVVAGNEQELGQLFQNLIGNAVRFKSAVPPRIHVSARREGAEWLFSVRDNGIGIEPRFAERIFVIFQRLHGRDEYPGTGIGLALCRKIVERHGGRIWVESQPGRGATFFFTIPAEGAHGGGRGA, encoded by the coding sequence ATGACCCTGCGCGCGAAGATACTTGCCACGTTCGGCGGCATGCTGCTCTGCATGGTCGCCGTCTTCTACTCCGCCTCCCGCACCATCCTGCTCGACAGCTTCGAGGCGCTCGAGGAGCAGCGCATCGTCAAGAACCTGGACCGGGTCCGGGACGCCCTCGCCGCGGAGGTCGAGCAGCTCGACTTCATCACCCGCGACTGGGCCTGGTGGGACGAGACCTGCGCTTACATCGCCGACCGAAACGAGGCGTTCGAGCGGATGAATCTTAACGACGTCACGCTCGCCGCGTTGAAGATCGACGCCATCGCGTTCATGGATCCCGAGGGACGCATCGTCCAGGCGATCGGTTTCGACCGCCTCGCCGGCGTCAAGGCGCCGTTCCCGGAGGCGATCGCGCGGCACCTGTCGCCCGACTCCCCCCTGCTCGCGCACCGCTCGCGCGACGACCGGGCCGCGGGGATCGTGATGCTCGCCTCCGGGCCCGTTCTCGTCGCAACGCGGCCGGTCCTCACCGGCGAGGGATCCGGCCCGATCAGGGGCGCGCTCCTGATGGCGCGCAGTCTCGACGAGGAGAGGGGGAGGGAGATCGCCTCCCTGACGCATGTCGAGTTCACCTTTCTCCCGTTCGACGCCCCGGACCTCCCCGTAGATTTCCGTCTCGCCCGCGCCTCCTTCGCCGGCGCGCCGGGGGATCTTGTGCGGCCGCTCGACGGGGGGACACTGGGGGGCTACCGGATGCTGCCCGACCTGTACGGCGCCCCCGCGCTCATCCTGCGCGTCCAGGAACTGCGGGACATCCACGCGCGCGGACTCGACACGCTGCAGTACCTCGTCCTCTCGATGCTGGCGGTCGGGTTCGTCTTCAGCGCCGGCTTCGTGCTCGTCCTCGAGCGGCTCCTCCTCTCGCCGCTCGGCCGGCTCACGACGCGGGTGGACGCCATCGGCAGCACCGGCGACCTCTCCTCGCGCGTGATCCTCGGCGGGCGCGACGAACTGTCGCGGCTGGCGGGATCCATCAACGGGATGCTCGTGGCCCTGGAGCGGACGCAGGAGGTCCTCAAACGCAGCGAAGAGGATTTTCGTTGCCTCTTCGAGAACATGCTCACCGGTTTCGCCTACCATCGGATCGTGACCGACCAGCGCGGCGAGGCGACGGACTTCGTTTTCATCGAGGTCAACCACGTCTTCGAAAAGCTGACGCGGCTCCGCCGCGAGGCGATCTTGGGGAGGAAGGCCTCGGAGGTGATGCCCGGCATCGTGCGCGACGCGTTCGACTGGATGAGCCTCTACGGGAAGGTCGCCCTCACCGGCGAGACGGCGCGCGTCGAACGCTACTCCGTCTTTCTGAACCGCTGGTACTCGCTCTCCGCCTACAGCCCGCGCAAGGGCTACTTCGCGATCCTGTTCGACGATATCACGGAGCGGAAGGAGTCGGAGAAGCGCCTCTACATGCTCGGGATGGCGGTGGCGCAGTCGATCGACGGCATCGCGGTCACCGACCCGTCGGGGGTCCTGACGTTCGCCAACGCCTCCTGGGCGGCGATGTACGGCTACGGCGCCGAGGAGCTTCCCGGGAAGCCGTTCGCCGCCTTCTTCCCGCCGGGGCAGGGCGCCCGCGAGATGGAGCTGTTCAAGGGCAGGGTGGAGACCGGAGGGGCCCACCAGGAGGAGGTCCGCCAGGCGCGGAAGGACGGCTCCGTCTTCCACGCGTGGATGAGCGGGACGCTGCTCAGGGACGACAAGGGCGACGCCGTGGGGGGCATGCTGATCGTCCGCGACATCACCGGGCAGAAGCTGGTCGAGCAGGCGCTCCGGAAGACCCAGCGCCAGCAGAAGGCGCTCCTCGACGGCATCCCAGACACCGCGTGGCTGAAGGACACGGAAAGCAGGTACATCGCCGTGAACGAGCCGTTCGCCCGGACGGTAGGCGCGCGCCCCGACGAGCTGATCGGGAAAAACGACTTCGATGTCTGGCCGCAGGATCGCGCGGAGCGGTACCGGCGGGACGACGTCGAGGTGATGTCGGCGGGGAAACGGGTCTGCATCGAGGAGCCGTCCGTCAATCTTTCCGGCGCGCGCACATGGCTCGAAACGATCAAGGCGCCGGTCTACGACTACGAGGGGCGGGTGATCGGCACCGTCGGGATCTCACGCGACATCACCGAACGGAAACGCGCCGAGAAGCGGATGGAGCACCTCACGCGGGTGCTCCGGGCGCTGCGAGGCGCGGACCACCTCATCACCCGCGAGAAGAACCGCGCCAAGCTCATCGGCGGGGCGTGCGCGAGCCTCGTGACGCACCGGGGCTACATCAACGCGTGGGCGGTGTTGCTCGGGAACTCCGGGGAGGTTCGCGAGGCCGCCGAGTCGGGCGTCGGGCCCGATTTCGCCGGGCTCGTGGAGCGCATCAGGCGCGGGGATCTCCCCGATTGCGGAAGGCGGGCGCTCGAGGGCGACGAGCCGGTCATCGTCGTGGACCCGCCTTCCGCCTGCCCGAGCTGCCCTCTCGCCGGGGGGTACCACCGGAAGGGGGCGATGACCGTGCGCCTCGGCTACGGCGGCCGCGTCTACGGCCTCCTCTCGGTCGGGCTCCCGGCGGATTTCTCCGCGGACGAGGAGGAGTGCGCGCTCTTCGGCGAGCTCGCCCGCGACATCGCCTTCGCCCTCCACGGGATCGAGATCGAGGAGGCCCGCTCGCGCGCGGAGGAGGCGCTCCGCACGGCGGCCCGCGACCTGCGACGGTCCAACCAGGAGCTCGAGCAGTTCGCCTACGTCGCCTCGCACGACCTGCAGGAGCCGCTCCGGATGGTGACCAGCTACCTGCAGCTCCTCGACAAGCGCTACGGCGCCCTTCTCGGGGGGGACGCGGCCGAGTTCATCCGCTTCGCCGTGGAGGGGGCCGGCCACATGAAGGGGCTCATCAGCGGCCTCCTGGAGTATTCGCGTCTCGGCACGGGCGCTTCGCCGCGCGCCCCGATTGACTGCGGCGCCGCGCTCGACCGGGCGCTCGCCAACCTCGCGGTGGCGATCTCCGAGTCCCGCGGCGCCGTCACCCGCGACCCGCTCCCGGTCGTGGCCGGGAACGAGCAGGAGCTCGGCCAGCTCTTCCAGAACCTGATCGGGAACGCGGTGAGGTTCAAGAGCGCCGTCCCTCCGCGCATCCACGTCTCGGCGCGGCGCGAGGGGGCGGAGTGGCTCTTCTCGGTCCGCGACAACGGGATCGGGATCGAGCCTCGATTCGCCGAGCGGATCTTCGTCATCTTTCAGCGCCTGCACGGCAGGGACGAGTACCCGGGAACCGGCATCGGCCTCGCGCTCTGCCGCAAGATCGTCGAGCGGCACGGCGGAAGGATATGGGTCGAGTCGCAGCCGGGGCGCGGGGCGACGTTCTTCTTCACGATCCCCGCCGAAGGGGCGCACGGCGGGGGGAGGGGAGCGTGA
- a CDS encoding radical SAM protein produces MRAHPAVWKKARIFSRFALGRPVWCTWQVTYRCNFACSFCDYWKEGVSPSEELSVADIERGSMNLSRISSLMISIGGGEPFLRADLPSVIAALARRHMPLLTTNGWCVTAENARAVFQAGLWGASVSLDYADPEKHDRARGVDGAHRRALRAIEHLSAGRTGRFQRVNVMAVLMRDNLDQIEPLIRLAARHGAFFMVQPFCSLKGGERGFAPGGEVAGYLRLLRARHPNFISNDYFLERFDLALDGGVPGCRAGRSFFNIDNLGRVAKCVEDLDHPLGSILTDPPGALMRRLNRAWRENRCQSCWYNCRGEIEALYTPRGFLNAMPVVLSTWSGTKRDAS; encoded by the coding sequence ATGAGAGCGCACCCGGCGGTCTGGAAGAAGGCGAGGATCTTTTCCCGCTTCGCCCTGGGGCGGCCGGTCTGGTGCACCTGGCAGGTGACCTACCGGTGCAACTTCGCCTGCTCCTTCTGCGACTACTGGAAGGAGGGCGTCTCCCCCTCCGAGGAGCTCTCCGTCGCCGACATCGAGCGGGGGAGCATGAACCTCTCCCGCATCAGCTCCCTGATGATCTCCATCGGCGGCGGGGAGCCGTTCCTGCGCGCCGATCTCCCCTCGGTGATCGCGGCCCTCGCCCGCCGGCACATGCCGCTCCTCACGACGAACGGCTGGTGCGTCACGGCGGAGAACGCCCGCGCGGTGTTCCAGGCGGGGCTCTGGGGCGCGAGCGTCTCCCTCGACTACGCGGACCCGGAGAAGCACGATCGCGCCCGCGGCGTCGACGGCGCCCACCGCCGCGCGCTCCGGGCGATCGAGCACCTCTCCGCGGGGCGCACCGGCAGATTCCAGCGCGTGAACGTGATGGCGGTGCTGATGCGGGACAACCTCGACCAGATCGAGCCGCTCATCCGCCTCGCCGCGCGCCACGGCGCCTTCTTCATGGTCCAGCCGTTCTGCTCCCTCAAGGGGGGGGAACGCGGCTTCGCGCCGGGTGGCGAGGTGGCCGGGTACCTGCGCCTCCTCCGCGCACGACACCCCAACTTCATCTCCAACGACTACTTCCTCGAGCGGTTCGACCTGGCGCTCGACGGGGGCGTGCCGGGGTGCCGGGCGGGGAGGTCGTTCTTCAACATCGACAACCTCGGGCGGGTGGCCAAGTGCGTCGAGGACCTCGACCATCCGCTGGGCAGCATCCTGACGGACCCGCCGGGCGCGCTGATGCGGCGCCTCAACCGGGCGTGGCGGGAGAACAGATGCCAATCCTGCTGGTACAACTGCCGCGGGGAGATCGAGGCCCTCTACACGCCGCGGGGATTCCTGAACGCCATGCCCGTGGTCCTCTCCACCTGGTCGGGCACGAAGAGAGACGCCTCGTAG
- a CDS encoding response regulator, with amino-acid sequence MELLLVEDNPGDARLLEEVLKEEGIAARLRVVRDGIEALNALRAPGARLPDLILLDLNLPRKNGREFLSDMKTDEALRRIPVVVLTGSMAEEDVVRAYELYANCYITKPATLDGFAAAVRGIAAFWFGVARLPGGRAGGQ; translated from the coding sequence GTGGAGCTGCTGCTCGTGGAGGACAATCCCGGCGACGCGCGGCTCCTCGAGGAGGTGCTGAAGGAGGAGGGGATCGCCGCAAGGCTGCGCGTGGTCCGCGACGGGATCGAGGCGCTGAACGCCCTGCGCGCCCCGGGCGCGCGGCTCCCCGACCTTATCCTCCTCGACCTCAATCTCCCGCGCAAGAACGGGAGGGAGTTCCTCTCCGATATGAAGACGGACGAGGCGTTGCGGCGGATCCCGGTCGTCGTGCTCACCGGCTCCATGGCGGAGGAGGACGTGGTGCGGGCCTACGAGCTGTACGCGAACTGTTACATCACCAAGCCCGCCACCCTCGACGGGTTCGCGGCCGCGGTGCGGGGGATCGCCGCGTTCTGGTTCGGCGTCGCGCGGCTCCCCGGCGGGAGGGCGGGTGGGCAATGA
- a CDS encoding DUF364 domain-containing protein, producing the protein MKLLEEILDSLPAGPAVEEAYVCSFDVAVRSAQWGLSSAFRDPCGGSQPAWVQAAGTLVGRPAREVAAYALSDRLLEASLGMAAVNSLLDPEQFVLHEINAAQLVAEKGRGKRVAVVGSFPFLERIRAAAASLRVAHRPPWEGREGVEEARRILPEAEVVAVTGSSFINHTAGELLALCPNAYTLVLGPTTPLSPVLFRHGVDAICAALVADPAQALPCILQGAPFRMIEGMRLVTAFRNEGTVR; encoded by the coding sequence ATGAAGCTGCTTGAGGAGATACTCGACTCGCTCCCCGCGGGCCCGGCGGTGGAGGAGGCGTACGTCTGCTCGTTCGACGTCGCCGTCCGCAGCGCGCAATGGGGTCTCTCCTCGGCGTTCCGCGACCCGTGCGGCGGATCCCAACCGGCCTGGGTGCAGGCGGCCGGGACACTCGTCGGCCGGCCCGCGCGCGAGGTCGCCGCGTACGCCCTCTCCGACCGCCTCCTGGAGGCGTCGCTCGGGATGGCCGCGGTCAACTCCCTCCTCGACCCGGAACAGTTCGTGTTGCACGAGATCAACGCGGCGCAGCTCGTCGCGGAGAAGGGCCGGGGGAAACGAGTGGCCGTCGTGGGGTCGTTCCCGTTCCTCGAACGGATCCGCGCTGCGGCCGCGAGCCTCCGCGTGGCGCACCGGCCCCCGTGGGAGGGGCGCGAGGGGGTCGAGGAGGCGCGCCGCATCCTCCCCGAAGCCGAGGTCGTCGCCGTCACCGGGAGCTCCTTCATCAACCACACCGCCGGGGAGCTCCTGGCCCTGTGCCCGAACGCCTACACGCTGGTCCTGGGCCCGACCACCCCCCTCTCCCCCGTTCTCTTCCGGCACGGGGTCGACGCGATCTGCGCCGCCCTCGTCGCCGACCCGGCGCAGGCGCTGCCGTGCATCCTGCAGGGCGCCCCGTTCCGGATGATCGAGGGGATGCGGCTGGTGACGGCGTTCAGGAACGAAGGGACCGTCCGGTGA
- a CDS encoding fused MFS/spermidine synthase, producing MRGYACGLAVFVCGAAVMSFELAGSRVLAPYAGTSLRVWTNLLGVILASLSAGYWAGGRLADRRPDPRLLSSLILAAGACVGLTALLRDRLPSALQARIEGPGALSLLASLALFAPANVLLGAVSPFAARLRIRDPGSSGATVGALYALSALGSIAGTFLAGFVLIPLWGSGRLLFALAAGLALLSLLFRGGRRAQARSAVLLLLFAAGGLAPGAAGDGLLLDLDTPYNRIRVCEETDEETGRPVRVLSTDPYGQESAVFLDGDGLVFDYHTFFRLGEHLVPGFRRVALIGGGAYAYPNWFIRRYPGARIDVAEIDPALTAVARRFFGLRDHPRLSILHEDGRLFLNRRGERYDLIIVDAFRDASCVPHHLTTVEAVRRMRARLADGGAVLVNIIGSVEGPHGRFTRAEYATYRAVFPRVDLFPVGLPGDGERVQNIVLAASSTPRPSVSGEAELDRILEHRWRGGVASDVPVLTDDRAPVEYYLDGVR from the coding sequence ATGCGAGGCTACGCGTGCGGGCTGGCGGTGTTCGTCTGCGGCGCGGCGGTGATGAGCTTCGAGCTTGCCGGGTCGCGCGTGCTCGCCCCGTACGCGGGGACCTCCCTGCGCGTCTGGACCAATCTCCTCGGCGTGATCCTGGCGAGCCTGAGCGCCGGCTACTGGGCGGGAGGGCGGCTCGCGGACAGGCGGCCGGATCCCCGTCTCCTCTCCTCCCTGATACTTGCGGCGGGGGCGTGCGTGGGCCTGACGGCGCTGCTCAGGGACCGTCTGCCCTCCGCCCTGCAGGCCCGAATCGAGGGGCCGGGCGCCCTCTCCCTGCTCGCCTCGCTCGCGCTCTTCGCGCCCGCGAACGTCCTCCTCGGCGCGGTCTCCCCCTTCGCCGCGCGGCTCCGCATACGGGACCCGGGCAGCTCGGGGGCGACCGTCGGCGCCCTCTACGCCCTCTCGGCGCTCGGGAGCATCGCCGGGACGTTCCTCGCGGGGTTCGTCCTCATCCCGCTCTGGGGGAGCGGGCGCCTCCTCTTCGCGCTCGCGGCGGGCCTGGCGCTTCTCTCCCTCCTGTTCCGCGGAGGCCGCCGGGCGCAGGCGCGGAGCGCCGTCCTGCTGCTTCTTTTCGCGGCCGGCGGCCTCGCGCCGGGGGCGGCGGGGGATGGTCTGCTCCTCGATCTGGATACGCCGTACAACCGGATCCGAGTCTGCGAGGAGACGGACGAGGAGACCGGCAGGCCGGTCCGCGTCCTGTCCACGGATCCGTACGGGCAGGAGTCGGCCGTCTTCCTGGACGGGGACGGCCTGGTCTTCGACTACCACACATTCTTCCGGCTCGGAGAGCATCTCGTGCCCGGCTTCAGGCGGGTCGCGCTGATCGGCGGAGGGGCGTACGCGTACCCGAACTGGTTCATCCGGCGGTACCCCGGCGCACGCATCGATGTGGCGGAGATCGATCCCGCACTCACGGCGGTCGCGCGACGCTTCTTCGGCCTGCGCGACCATCCGCGGCTGAGTATCCTGCACGAGGACGGGCGGCTGTTCCTCAACAGGCGCGGCGAGCGGTACGATCTGATCATCGTCGACGCCTTCAGGGACGCCAGTTGCGTCCCGCACCACCTGACGACGGTCGAGGCGGTGCGGAGGATGCGTGCGCGGCTCGCGGACGGCGGGGCGGTGCTCGTGAACATCATCGGCTCCGTGGAGGGGCCGCACGGCAGGTTCACGCGCGCCGAGTACGCCACCTACCGGGCGGTGTTCCCGCGCGTCGACCTGTTCCCGGTCGGCCTGCCGGGCGACGGCGAGCGGGTGCAGAACATCGTCCTCGCCGCCTCGTCGACGCCCCGCCCCTCCGTTTCGGGGGAGGCGGAACTGGACCGCATCCTCGAACACCGATGGAGAGGGGGGGTGGCCTCCGACGTCCCGGTGCTGACCGACGACCGCGCCCCGGTGGAATATTACCTCGACGGGGTGCGGTGA